The following are from one region of the Paenalkalicoccus suaedae genome:
- a CDS encoding type II secretion system F family protein → MPVFKYYGRNEKGTAVEGKLKAGTEREVRDKLERRKIKPKEVQELTGWMYKEIQLFQRAKTKDLVIFLRQMTTLIQAGVSIVDSIRLLGEQTKQKLWREAFQQIEEEVRAGKEFSATLESHRNLFPALLTNMIKAGEAGGNIDEVMERLAVYYEKQHQLKQKVISAITYPVILAVISLGVVLFLLAVVVPSFASMFAGFGAELPLITRFVLASGDFLTTWIWLLIPVIGLVIAAVVYAKRDPNIGYYLDLLLLRTPIIGGVLQKAAIARMSRTWASLFQSSVPVLQATAIVERVVGNEVLARVIRESRVALERGESIATPMEEHWIFPPLVTQMVVVGEKTGALDKMFEKVADFYETEVDQSTERLKSLLEPLLIAFMAVIVGTIVASIAIPMFEIFETIQ, encoded by the coding sequence GTGCCGGTATTTAAATATTACGGCAGAAACGAAAAAGGGACTGCGGTAGAAGGAAAGCTTAAGGCAGGAACAGAGAGAGAAGTTCGAGACAAGCTGGAACGGCGCAAAATAAAGCCGAAGGAAGTACAAGAATTAACAGGTTGGATGTATAAAGAAATCCAGCTCTTTCAACGAGCAAAAACGAAAGACCTCGTCATCTTTTTAAGGCAAATGACGACGCTCATACAAGCCGGAGTCTCAATCGTAGACAGTATTCGCTTGTTAGGAGAGCAAACGAAGCAAAAATTGTGGCGTGAAGCGTTTCAACAGATCGAAGAAGAGGTTCGAGCTGGTAAGGAATTCTCCGCTACGTTAGAGTCCCATCGCAATTTATTCCCTGCCTTACTTACTAACATGATTAAAGCCGGTGAAGCTGGCGGTAACATTGATGAGGTTATGGAGCGATTAGCTGTGTATTACGAAAAACAGCATCAGCTTAAGCAAAAGGTCATTTCTGCAATTACCTATCCAGTGATTCTTGCAGTTATTTCATTGGGAGTAGTCTTATTCCTTTTAGCGGTTGTCGTGCCATCATTTGCAAGTATGTTTGCCGGATTTGGAGCGGAGTTACCTCTGATTACTCGTTTTGTTTTAGCGTCAGGTGATTTCTTAACAACGTGGATTTGGCTACTCATACCGGTAATCGGACTCGTTATTGCCGCTGTTGTTTACGCAAAACGAGACCCGAATATTGGCTATTACTTAGATTTACTTTTACTCCGGACTCCGATAATCGGAGGCGTGTTGCAAAAAGCAGCGATTGCTCGTATGTCTCGTACTTGGGCCTCTCTCTTTCAAAGCTCCGTCCCAGTTCTTCAGGCAACCGCGATCGTTGAGCGAGTTGTGGGGAATGAAGTACTAGCGCGAGTTATTCGTGAATCCAGAGTTGCTTTGGAGCGTGGAGAATCAATCGCAACACCAATGGAGGAGCATTGGATCTTTCCACCATTAGTCACACAGATGGTTGTTGTAGGAGAAAAGACAGGTGCTTTAGACAAAATGTTTGAAAAGGTCGCCGATTTTTACGAAACTGAAGTAGACCAGTCTACAGAGCGGTTAAAAAGTCTCCTTGAACCTCTATTGATAGCCTTTATGGCAGTGATAGTCGGGACTATTGTTGCATCAATTGCTATTCCGATGTTTGAAATATTTGAGACTATTCAATAA
- a CDS encoding type IV pilus twitching motility protein PilT, protein MKEFIDELLRDAFAKGASDVHITVGVPPIIRLHGDLIRVSDEVMKPVATESIARAMIPEAQWSRFEKKGELDFSYSVRGVSRFRVNAYFQRSCVSLAIRVVPTTIPTIEELKMPDILRGISKRQQGLILVTGPTGSGKSTTLAAMIDFMNKTMNRHIITLEDPIEYLHKHGNSIIDQREIGFDTHNFSNGLRAALRQDPDVILVGEMRDLETISTAITAAETGHLVLGTLHTSDAASTIDRIIDVFPPEQQGQIRIQVATVLSAVISQRLLRSETGRVAATEILVSNGAIKNLIRSEKIYQIPSVIQTSKAQGMHTLEMSVKELLKQGSISAEVASYFLTE, encoded by the coding sequence ATGAAAGAGTTTATTGATGAGTTGCTACGGGACGCTTTTGCAAAAGGGGCGTCAGACGTACATATTACAGTTGGGGTTCCACCTATTATTCGTTTGCACGGCGATCTAATCAGAGTATCTGACGAAGTGATGAAGCCAGTTGCTACGGAATCTATCGCACGTGCGATGATACCTGAGGCACAGTGGAGTCGCTTTGAAAAAAAAGGGGAACTGGATTTTTCGTATAGTGTTCGAGGCGTCTCTCGTTTCCGAGTAAACGCCTATTTCCAAAGATCGTGTGTAAGTCTAGCTATCCGCGTTGTTCCAACAACGATTCCAACAATTGAAGAGCTAAAAATGCCAGATATTTTACGTGGCATTTCGAAGAGACAACAAGGGCTTATCCTCGTTACTGGTCCTACTGGATCAGGTAAATCAACGACACTTGCTGCCATGATTGATTTTATGAATAAAACGATGAATCGTCATATTATCACACTCGAGGATCCGATTGAATACTTACACAAGCACGGTAACTCGATCATTGACCAGCGAGAAATTGGGTTTGATACGCATAATTTCTCTAATGGCCTTCGCGCTGCCTTGAGACAAGATCCGGACGTTATCCTAGTTGGGGAAATGCGAGACTTAGAGACGATTAGTACGGCAATTACCGCAGCTGAAACGGGGCACCTTGTCCTTGGAACGCTCCATACATCCGATGCTGCATCCACCATTGATCGTATCATCGACGTGTTTCCTCCTGAGCAACAAGGTCAAATTCGCATTCAAGTGGCAACTGTTTTATCAGCCGTTATTTCACAACGACTGCTTCGCTCCGAAACGGGTCGAGTAGCTGCGACAGAGATTTTAGTCAGCAATGGCGCGATTAAAAACCTTATCCGAAGCGAAAAGATTTATCAAATTCCGAGTGTCATTCAGACGAGCAAAGCACAGGGCATGCACACACTCGAAATGTCCGTTAAAGAACTATTAAAACAAGGATCAATTTCAGCAGAGGTTGCATCCTATTTCTTGACAGAGTAG
- a CDS encoding GspE/PulE family protein: MAQARKRLGDLLVEAGLLTKEQVESVVASKGKLKLGDALIERGLITEQQVIEVLEFQLGIPHIKLNRFPIDPQLTTLIPKEMAERMIVFPLERKGGQLRVAMEDPMDYVALDDLRMTTGFEIAPAISGRKEILEAIYQYYQPLQGEDVEVEEVEEVDSVATTLTDDEQDAPIIRIVNQLLVGGLRKSASDIHLDPHEKRVLVRYRIDGMMRTEKALAKQNQNAIVARIKIMANLNITETRLPQDGRVKVIIDTKQVDLRISTMPTIFGEKIVVRILDTDQSTKTIEQLDFNPVNEEAFRKLLKKQAGMILVAGPTGSGKTTTLYSALHQLNTDDVNLITIEDPVEYQIEGINQVQVNPRIGLTFASGLRTILRQDPNIVMVGEIRDGETAQIAIRASLTGHLVFSTIHTNSAVGTIPRLIDMGIEPFLVTSSLAGIVSQRLIRKVCESCKEEYQPTVVEKKLFEDRGLEVDTLIRGAGCQACNHSGYKGRMAIHELLVVDDEVRKMVLNNESVSSIRHYLLTNDMLFLLDDGLFKAKQHHTSIDEVYRVAGDD, encoded by the coding sequence ATGGCACAAGCACGTAAACGTCTTGGTGATCTCTTAGTTGAGGCAGGCCTACTAACAAAAGAACAAGTAGAATCAGTTGTAGCTAGTAAAGGAAAGCTAAAGCTCGGAGACGCACTCATTGAGCGAGGCTTAATCACCGAGCAACAGGTGATTGAGGTGTTAGAGTTTCAGCTAGGTATTCCACATATAAAGCTAAATCGATTTCCGATTGATCCACAGCTAACCACCTTAATTCCAAAGGAAATGGCGGAGAGAATGATCGTCTTTCCTTTGGAGCGTAAAGGTGGACAGCTTCGAGTAGCTATGGAAGACCCAATGGATTACGTGGCTTTAGATGATCTGCGTATGACCACAGGCTTTGAAATCGCTCCGGCTATTTCTGGACGTAAAGAAATACTCGAAGCGATTTATCAATACTACCAACCACTCCAAGGCGAAGACGTGGAAGTGGAGGAAGTCGAAGAAGTAGACTCTGTTGCGACTACCTTAACGGATGACGAGCAGGATGCTCCGATTATCCGCATTGTGAATCAGCTACTAGTAGGTGGATTACGTAAAAGCGCAAGTGATATCCACCTGGATCCTCATGAGAAACGCGTCTTAGTTCGCTATCGTATTGATGGCATGATGCGGACAGAAAAAGCGCTCGCAAAGCAAAATCAAAACGCAATCGTTGCTCGTATTAAAATTATGGCTAATTTAAACATCACAGAAACGCGCCTTCCTCAGGATGGGCGCGTAAAAGTTATTATTGATACGAAGCAGGTCGATCTTCGGATTTCGACCATGCCTACTATTTTTGGCGAAAAAATTGTGGTTCGTATTCTCGATACAGACCAATCGACGAAAACAATTGAGCAACTTGATTTCAATCCAGTGAACGAGGAAGCATTTCGTAAGCTGTTAAAAAAGCAGGCAGGGATGATTTTAGTAGCTGGTCCAACAGGTTCTGGTAAAACAACAACGCTTTACTCTGCCTTACATCAATTAAATACAGATGACGTCAACTTAATTACGATTGAAGATCCAGTTGAGTATCAAATAGAGGGGATCAACCAAGTGCAGGTAAACCCACGCATCGGTCTTACCTTTGCATCAGGGCTGCGAACCATTTTAAGGCAAGACCCTAACATTGTTATGGTTGGAGAAATACGTGATGGCGAAACAGCTCAAATTGCTATTCGAGCGTCTTTAACGGGTCACTTAGTTTTTAGTACGATCCATACAAATAGTGCTGTAGGAACAATCCCACGTTTGATCGATATGGGAATTGAGCCCTTTCTCGTCACATCTTCCTTAGCAGGCATCGTTAGCCAGCGGTTGATCCGTAAAGTATGCGAATCATGTAAAGAGGAGTATCAACCGACAGTGGTCGAGAAAAAACTATTTGAAGATCGCGGACTAGAAGTAGATACGCTAATTAGAGGTGCTGGATGTCAGGCTTGTAATCATTCCGGTTACAAAGGTCGAATGGCGATTCATGAACTATTAGTCGTTGATGATGAAGTACGTAAAATGGTTTTAAATAACGAATCTGTATCAAGCATTCGTCACTATTTACTAACGAACGATATGCTCTTTTTATTGGATGATGGCTTGTTTAAAGCAAAACAACATCACACATCCATTGATGAAGTATATCGCGTCGCAGGAGACGATTAG
- a CDS encoding VanW family protein, which translates to MSKNQWFAASFLVMAGSMLFILVFAFTANLMYEFAFGEERFEENTQIASVDVSGMGRTEAIEVLQEEAMKWQMDASIYVTWFEETVEIPSSAVTVMVEPTVDRMLETRQTDGQLTMAMNQAQVAEAIDQFTFRENMRQDVRMEGLIEAIETEISSLPMDETTVMLHDHLEPYAIPEHGLIYSAFRSQVGTPLLEEAIANMDSIVIPGKSTFSVLEHLEVLEDEVIEEESLTALGSAIFEALANTNFAVIERHASAQLYESVPIGFDAKLEENRRDLSFYNPNDYDYEIQVFTDGFNVEVFVYGHEFPYEIDVNVEELAEITPLTRVRYSTTAAEDNPSSVDSGESGFQVQTIRTLSYESEPEPVEEIIAEDYYAPIHAIEERNINDRLVEEEEPEFEDPLDPLNPLPDDPLNPDDPFNPGDTNGDDDPFGDTPDNSNGFGDNGSSDNDQNGSNNGSYGDSNGDNGSNGSGSGSNGSNGSSGSSGGSGGSNGSGSGGSSGNGSNGDSNGNGNGNGNGNGNGNGNGSGSGSGSGGSGSGSNGSGSGNGNGNGSGGSNGDFNDWYDENGEPIKGYSN; encoded by the coding sequence ATGTCTAAGAATCAATGGTTTGCTGCATCCTTCCTCGTCATGGCTGGAAGTATGCTGTTTATCCTCGTTTTTGCTTTTACAGCAAACCTCATGTACGAGTTTGCTTTTGGGGAAGAGAGATTTGAAGAGAATACGCAAATAGCATCTGTCGACGTGTCCGGAATGGGACGAACGGAAGCGATTGAAGTATTACAAGAGGAAGCAATGAAATGGCAAATGGATGCATCTATTTATGTGACATGGTTTGAAGAAACAGTCGAGATTCCATCTAGCGCTGTCACCGTAATGGTTGAGCCAACGGTTGATCGCATGCTCGAGACGAGACAAACGGATGGACAGCTCACTATGGCAATGAATCAAGCACAAGTGGCGGAGGCAATCGATCAATTTACCTTCCGTGAGAATATGCGTCAAGACGTGCGCATGGAGGGACTTATTGAAGCAATCGAGACCGAGATCTCATCCCTTCCAATGGACGAAACAACGGTTATGCTTCACGATCACTTAGAGCCGTATGCGATTCCAGAGCATGGTCTTATTTATAGCGCATTCCGTTCTCAAGTAGGCACACCTCTTTTAGAAGAGGCGATTGCGAATATGGATAGCATTGTGATCCCAGGAAAGTCCACCTTTTCTGTCCTCGAGCATTTAGAGGTGTTAGAGGATGAGGTAATTGAAGAGGAATCGTTGACGGCTCTTGGGTCAGCTATTTTTGAAGCACTTGCAAACACGAACTTTGCGGTTATTGAAAGACATGCAAGTGCACAGCTTTATGAGAGTGTACCAATTGGGTTTGATGCAAAGCTCGAAGAGAACAGACGTGATTTATCGTTTTATAACCCAAACGACTACGACTATGAAATTCAAGTATTTACAGACGGCTTTAATGTAGAAGTATTTGTGTATGGTCATGAGTTCCCTTACGAAATTGACGTGAATGTCGAAGAGCTTGCGGAGATTACGCCTCTAACACGTGTTAGATACTCGACGACGGCAGCAGAAGACAATCCATCTTCCGTCGACAGTGGGGAGTCTGGTTTTCAAGTTCAAACGATTCGTACGCTCAGCTATGAAAGTGAGCCTGAGCCAGTAGAAGAAATCATCGCGGAAGATTATTATGCACCAATTCATGCGATTGAAGAGCGTAATATTAATGATCGTTTAGTAGAAGAAGAGGAGCCAGAGTTTGAGGATCCTTTAGATCCACTAAACCCACTTCCAGACGATCCATTAAATCCCGATGACCCGTTTAATCCAGGAGACACGAATGGTGATGATGATCCATTTGGTGATACTCCAGATAATTCTAACGGTTTTGGAGACAACGGATCGAGTGACAATGATCAAAATGGAAGCAATAACGGATCATACGGTGATTCGAACGGAGATAACGGTTCTAACGGATCTGGCAGTGGTTCAAATGGCTCAAACGGGTCAAGCGGCTCTAGCGGAGGCTCCGGAGGTTCGAATGGTTCAGGATCAGGTGGAAGCTCTGGTAACGGATCAAACGGAGACTCTAACGGCAATGGCAACGGCAATGGCAATGGCAATGGCAACGGCAATGGCAATGGGTCAGGCAGTGGCAGTGGATCAGGTGGCTCTGGCAGTGGATCAAATGGTTCTGGCTCAGGAAATGGCAATGGCAACGGCTCCGGAGGATCAAACGGTGACTTCAATGATTGGTATGATGAAAACGGGGAGCCAATCAAAGGATACTCTAACTAG
- a CDS encoding bifunctional folylpolyglutamate synthase/dihydrofolate synthase yields MGYESCIQERENVGISYDLERMEELMSELGSPQDRLPIIHVAGTNGKGSTSLYLEAIYAENYKVGAFISPSFGAPYEMIRYNGKPVLEGLVEASYLLIELAVEIVEERRGEKLSSFEVWTALMFMLFAEVVETDIVIVEAGLGGMLDSTNVHPMPLATVITSIGMDHQQFLGQSRYEIAQHKAGIMRPFVPTFTGCDEEANDWLRDFAKQMKARYRAPMEVSYQAPNIVKLEGETIPLHAPGKHQAQNATLAWQVASRLKKQFSDVSIQSLSDCKLPGRFEKLHEEPAIYVDTAHNMEAIRTVIQTIEESSDINNPSFLFSAMKDKPFNEMMDELKEIGEVTAYCMDQSRSIQVEDLEGLEVNVTKDALLFIQAFIKNHPDETLIVTGSHAFIAEIKQAL; encoded by the coding sequence GTGGGCTATGAGTCTTGTATACAAGAAAGAGAGAATGTAGGGATTTCCTACGATTTAGAGAGAATGGAAGAATTAATGAGTGAATTAGGAAGCCCTCAAGATCGGCTACCTATCATACATGTAGCCGGTACGAATGGAAAGGGTTCTACCAGTCTGTATTTAGAGGCTATTTATGCGGAAAACTATAAGGTTGGCGCATTTATCTCTCCGTCATTTGGCGCACCATATGAAATGATTCGATATAACGGAAAGCCGGTCTTAGAAGGATTAGTAGAGGCCTCCTATTTATTAATAGAGCTTGCGGTTGAGATCGTAGAGGAAAGACGAGGAGAAAAGCTAAGCTCTTTTGAAGTTTGGACAGCGCTTATGTTTATGCTGTTTGCAGAAGTGGTGGAAACAGATATTGTTATTGTGGAAGCGGGTCTCGGAGGCATGCTAGACTCAACGAACGTACACCCCATGCCTTTAGCCACTGTTATCACGTCAATCGGTATGGATCATCAGCAATTTTTAGGTCAATCAAGATATGAGATTGCGCAGCATAAAGCAGGGATTATGCGTCCGTTCGTTCCTACTTTTACAGGCTGTGACGAGGAAGCTAATGACTGGTTGCGTGATTTTGCTAAGCAAATGAAGGCTCGCTACCGTGCTCCGATGGAAGTTAGTTATCAAGCTCCAAACATAGTAAAGCTAGAGGGGGAAACGATTCCCTTACATGCTCCAGGAAAGCACCAGGCTCAAAATGCAACACTTGCGTGGCAAGTCGCGAGCCGATTAAAAAAACAATTTTCTGACGTGTCTATTCAGTCTTTGTCGGATTGCAAGCTACCTGGTCGATTTGAAAAGCTTCACGAGGAACCTGCCATCTATGTCGATACCGCACATAATATGGAGGCGATTCGAACTGTTATTCAAACGATAGAGGAATCATCTGATATAAACAATCCGTCGTTTCTTTTTTCTGCAATGAAGGATAAGCCGTTTAATGAAATGATGGACGAGTTAAAGGAGATTGGAGAGGTTACTGCCTACTGTATGGACCAGTCTAGGTCGATCCAAGTAGAAGATTTAGAGGGGTTAGAGGTAAATGTGACGAAGGATGCGTTACTGTTTATACAAGCATTTATAAAAAACCATCCTGACGAAACGCTAATTGTTACTGGTTCACACGCTTTCATTGCAGAAATAAAACAAGCTCTTTAA
- a CDS encoding ATP-grasp domain-containing protein: MQTLHGLLIYNGGLRTEKFISNEDRFVRAATSRGIHLTKVANDDLLVMTAGPTHIAASTPFTHPDFIFFADKDISLAQALESQGIPVYNSAHSIATCDNKNTMHQVLHKHQIPTPTTILAPKRYHHTTPTYLHTIVKTIGLPLIVKEAYGSFGQQVYFVETLEELERIAEKLSSVEHLYQEAIVESLGNDLRLNVVGDRVVASMKRHSTTDFRANITAGGSAEVYSPTQAEQDLAIAAAKACGTDFAGVDLLQTNNGPVICEVNSNPHLQSIFDCTGVEVEYDMIDHIIQTRERRTNA, encoded by the coding sequence ATGCAGACGCTTCACGGCTTACTTATTTATAACGGTGGCCTTCGTACCGAAAAATTTATCTCAAACGAGGATCGATTTGTGCGAGCAGCTACTTCTCGTGGTATCCACCTAACAAAGGTCGCAAATGACGACCTATTAGTGATGACAGCAGGCCCTACACATATCGCAGCCTCCACACCTTTTACGCATCCTGACTTTATTTTCTTCGCAGATAAGGATATCTCGCTCGCACAGGCATTAGAATCTCAAGGGATCCCCGTTTATAATTCGGCGCACAGCATTGCGACGTGCGACAATAAAAATACGATGCATCAGGTTTTACATAAGCATCAAATCCCGACGCCTACGACGATTTTAGCGCCTAAACGCTACCATCACACTACCCCTACCTACTTACATACAATTGTTAAAACGATTGGTCTGCCGCTCATTGTAAAAGAAGCGTATGGATCATTTGGACAGCAGGTTTATTTTGTAGAAACTTTAGAGGAATTAGAGAGGATCGCGGAGAAATTATCATCAGTTGAACATCTCTATCAGGAGGCTATCGTGGAAAGTCTCGGAAATGATCTCCGATTAAATGTAGTAGGTGATCGAGTCGTGGCTTCGATGAAGCGGCATTCAACGACAGACTTTCGAGCCAATATTACTGCTGGAGGTAGCGCAGAGGTTTACTCCCCTACTCAAGCGGAGCAAGATTTAGCTATTGCTGCAGCGAAGGCATGCGGAACCGATTTTGCAGGAGTTGACCTTTTACAAACGAACAATGGACCGGTGATTTGTGAGGTAAATTCAAACCCTCATTTACAAAGCATCTTTGATTGTACAGGTGTTGAAGTGGAATATGACATGATCGATCATATTATCCAGACGAGAGAGAGGCGAACGAACGCATGA
- a CDS encoding ATP-grasp domain-containing protein, translating into MTGWLIYRTKDIERNKRFIMWMLEAANMYELPLDLVPYESIEAAVTEHDCFYSPEASGAPSFIINRSCTPWLNEAAELSNIPVFNHSGVARIANDKRLSHAFMSRLGVPMLPSKALTKDRLVEVGSNSYPFIVKDPTGRGGTGVEWIESMRHLHRTSDRLHDELLWQPVGGKPGKDLRVYIVGGQIIAGILRESETSFRANVSLGGQARLYELNEEEKVLINKITASLPLDFVGLDFLIKEDGGLLFNEMEDAVGCRSLYMNSDIDVISIFMRHVAEELS; encoded by the coding sequence ATGACAGGCTGGCTCATTTATCGAACGAAGGATATTGAACGGAATAAACGCTTTATTATGTGGATGCTAGAAGCGGCAAATATGTATGAGCTCCCCTTGGATCTTGTTCCTTATGAATCTATTGAAGCTGCTGTAACAGAGCATGACTGCTTTTACTCGCCTGAAGCAAGTGGTGCACCTAGCTTTATTATTAATCGCTCCTGCACACCTTGGCTAAACGAAGCCGCAGAGCTATCCAATATCCCTGTGTTTAATCACTCAGGCGTAGCGAGGATTGCAAACGATAAACGTCTCAGCCATGCATTTATGTCGAGACTCGGCGTGCCTATGCTTCCATCAAAAGCATTGACGAAGGATCGTTTAGTGGAAGTAGGCAGTAACTCCTACCCCTTTATTGTAAAAGATCCTACTGGTCGAGGTGGTACCGGAGTCGAATGGATCGAGAGCATGCGGCACCTACATCGCACATCCGATCGCCTTCATGACGAGCTTCTTTGGCAGCCTGTAGGTGGAAAGCCAGGTAAAGACTTGCGAGTTTATATCGTCGGCGGGCAAATCATTGCAGGTATTCTTCGTGAATCAGAAACGAGCTTTCGGGCAAATGTCTCCCTCGGTGGTCAAGCTAGACTGTATGAGTTGAACGAAGAGGAGAAAGTGTTAATTAATAAAATTACAGCTTCTCTCCCTCTTGATTTTGTTGGACTCGATTTCCTTATTAAAGAAGACGGGGGCTTATTATTTAATGAGATGGAGGATGCCGTTGGCTGTCGTAGCCTATACATGAATAGTGACATAGATGTCATCTCAATTTTTATGAGGCATGTAGCAGAAGAGTTGTCTTAA
- a CDS encoding response regulator: MIRVLFVDDHEMVRIGVTAYLKAQTDIEVVAEASDGTEAVELAAEHRPDIILMDLVMEPMDGIEATKRIMESWPEAKIIIMTSFIDDDKVYPALEAGAHSYILKTSRAGEIAKAIRDTHAGKAVLEPEIATKLMTRVRQPKVHPHDQLTERERDVLKLMTEGMSNQEIADELFIALKTVKVHVSNILHKLGVQDRTQAVIYALKQKMY, translated from the coding sequence ATGATTCGCGTACTTTTTGTTGATGACCATGAAATGGTACGAATTGGGGTTACTGCATACTTAAAAGCGCAAACAGACATTGAAGTCGTAGCAGAAGCGAGTGATGGAACCGAAGCAGTCGAACTCGCGGCAGAACACAGACCTGACATTATCCTCATGGATTTAGTCATGGAGCCAATGGATGGGATTGAAGCGACGAAAAGAATTATGGAATCGTGGCCAGAGGCAAAAATCATTATTATGACAAGCTTTATTGACGATGATAAAGTCTATCCTGCACTAGAAGCTGGAGCGCACAGCTACATACTAAAAACGTCACGTGCAGGAGAGATCGCAAAAGCAATTCGTGATACACATGCAGGAAAGGCCGTACTTGAACCAGAAATCGCAACAAAGCTCATGACGCGCGTAAGACAACCGAAGGTACATCCTCACGATCAGCTTACAGAGCGTGAGCGCGATGTATTAAAACTGATGACAGAAGGCATGTCTAACCAAGAGATTGCCGACGAGCTATTCATCGCGCTTAAGACCGTTAAGGTGCATGTGTCTAATATTCTTCATAAACTCGGCGTTCAAGATCGAACACAGGCCGTCATTTACGCATTAAAGCAGAAGATGTATTAA
- a CDS encoding sensor histidine kinase — translation MNRLTIQLYVTSISLAVLMITLGLLTYMTFPIELGLLWSQTLFSLPYIVTISLILLGAAFFFGLITVYFWRKQAGAVNKSLDTILDGRELEENMEQAGPDLRPIFEKLTTLQERVNYQRELSQRLATQQAEEREESLQQVVAEERNRLARELHDSVSQQLFAASMLIATANETQERSEQLELVEKMVNQAQTEMRALLLHLRPAQLKGKRLDEGIQGLIQELEQRVPVRIIAKLENLSLAKGTEDHLFRIVQEAMSNTLRHAQATQMELLLMYRENTVILRVTDNGKGFVPEETVASYGLQTMKERAEEVGGTLKVVSVLNQGTKLEVKIPMVKEAT, via the coding sequence ATGAATCGACTCACCATTCAGCTGTATGTCACATCGATTTCGCTCGCTGTACTTATGATCACACTTGGACTATTAACATACATGACATTCCCGATTGAACTTGGTCTACTCTGGTCACAAACATTATTTAGCTTGCCGTATATTGTGACGATATCTCTTATTCTTCTCGGCGCCGCATTCTTTTTTGGACTTATTACCGTTTATTTTTGGCGCAAACAGGCGGGCGCTGTGAACAAATCATTAGATACGATCTTAGACGGACGAGAGCTCGAAGAGAATATGGAGCAAGCTGGACCAGATCTCCGACCAATTTTTGAGAAATTAACGACGCTACAGGAACGAGTAAACTACCAGCGAGAGCTGTCCCAACGCCTTGCCACACAGCAGGCGGAGGAACGCGAAGAAAGCTTGCAGCAAGTCGTTGCAGAAGAACGGAACAGATTAGCTCGTGAGCTACACGATTCTGTCAGTCAGCAACTATTTGCAGCATCGATGCTCATTGCTACAGCTAATGAAACACAGGAGCGAAGTGAACAATTAGAGCTTGTTGAAAAAATGGTGAACCAAGCGCAAACAGAGATGCGAGCATTACTTTTGCATCTCCGCCCAGCACAGTTAAAAGGGAAGCGACTTGACGAAGGTATACAAGGTCTTATTCAAGAGCTAGAGCAGCGTGTACCTGTTCGAATTATAGCGAAGCTCGAGAATTTGAGCTTAGCTAAAGGAACGGAAGACCATTTGTTTCGTATCGTACAAGAAGCGATGTCTAATACACTCCGCCACGCACAGGCGACGCAGATGGAGCTACTTCTTATGTATCGCGAAAACACCGTCATTTTACGAGTGACGGATAATGGCAAGGGCTTTGTGCCCGAAGAGACAGTGGCATCCTACGGACTACAAACGATGAAGGAGCGTGCTGAAGAAGTTGGTGGGACGCTTAAGGTTGTCAGCGTATTAAATCAAGGAACGAAACTTGAAGTGAAAATACCGATGGTGAAGGAGGCGACGTAA